In a genomic window of Ralstonia insidiosa:
- a CDS encoding 2-hydroxycarboxylate transporter family protein produces the protein MEASIQAQDTRTGLWRTLVDTKIGPLPLPVYVTIAAITVLAAINKKLPNDMIGGLAVLMLLGFLLGEIGARLPVFKHIGGAAILCLFVPSALVGYKVIDPEMMKALTTTMKTANLQYLYIACLVAGSILGMSHRVLVQGFMRMFIPLLVGTLAAVVAGITVGLFFGYDPKHTFFFIVIPIVGGGIGEGILPLSIGYSEILGRPQAELIAMLVPAALLGNVVAILASGVLKTLGEKRPHLSGNGDLVKSGKDADLLSNSHTDVPINLSLMGAGLMISCAFFIFGALLAQFTGIPGPILMIISAALLKVSKVLPQKMELGAHQMYRFVSTNLTFAILVGLGALFVSWKELVAAFTPGYFAICAATVLALVGSGFLVGKWLGMYPVESGIVTACHSGLGGTGDVAILSASNRMGLMPFAQISTRIGGAAMIVCATLLLKVLH, from the coding sequence ATGGAAGCATCCATCCAGGCGCAAGACACGCGCACCGGCCTATGGCGCACGCTCGTCGACACCAAGATCGGACCGCTGCCGCTGCCCGTGTATGTGACGATCGCGGCCATCACCGTGCTGGCCGCGATCAACAAGAAGCTGCCCAACGACATGATCGGCGGCTTGGCGGTGCTCATGCTGCTCGGCTTCCTGCTGGGCGAGATCGGCGCGCGGCTGCCGGTGTTCAAACACATTGGCGGCGCAGCCATCCTGTGCCTGTTCGTGCCCTCAGCACTGGTCGGCTACAAGGTGATCGACCCGGAGATGATGAAGGCGCTGACCACCACCATGAAGACGGCCAATCTGCAGTATCTGTACATCGCGTGCCTGGTGGCAGGCAGCATTCTTGGCATGAGCCACCGGGTGCTGGTGCAGGGGTTCATGCGCATGTTCATTCCACTGCTGGTGGGCACGCTGGCGGCCGTGGTGGCGGGCATCACCGTCGGGTTGTTCTTCGGCTATGACCCGAAGCACACGTTCTTCTTCATCGTCATCCCCATCGTTGGGGGCGGCATTGGCGAAGGCATCCTGCCGCTGTCGATCGGCTACTCAGAAATCCTGGGCCGGCCGCAGGCGGAACTGATCGCCATGCTGGTGCCGGCCGCGCTGCTCGGCAACGTGGTCGCCATCCTGGCGAGCGGTGTACTCAAGACGCTGGGTGAGAAACGCCCGCACCTCAGCGGCAATGGCGATCTGGTCAAATCCGGCAAGGATGCCGACCTGCTCAGCAACAGCCACACCGATGTGCCCATCAACCTGAGCCTCATGGGCGCCGGGCTGATGATCAGTTGCGCGTTCTTCATCTTCGGCGCGCTGCTCGCGCAGTTCACGGGCATTCCGGGGCCGATCCTGATGATCATCAGCGCGGCGCTGCTGAAGGTGTCAAAGGTGCTGCCGCAAAAGATGGAACTGGGCGCCCACCAGATGTACCGGTTCGTTTCGACCAACCTGACGTTCGCCATCCTGGTCGGCCTGGGCGCACTGTTTGTGTCGTGGAAGGAGCTGGTGGCCGCCTTCACGCCGGGCTACTTTGCGATCTGCGCGGCGACGGTGCTGGCGCTGGTCGGCTCGGGCTTTCTCGTCGGCAAATGGCTGGGGATGTATCCGGTGGAATCGGGCATCGTCACCGCGTGCCACAGCGGGCTGGGCGGCACGGGCGATGTGGCCATCCTCTCGGCATCCAACCGCATGGGGCTGATGCCGTTCGCGCAGATTTCAACGCGCATCGGCGGGGCGGCCATGATTGTCTGCGCGACGCTTCTGCTCAAGGTGCTGCACTGA